The Lichenihabitans psoromatis genome contains a region encoding:
- the gnd gene encoding phosphogluconate dehydrogenase (NAD(+)-dependent, decarboxylating), translating to MQLGMIGLGRMGGNIVRRLQREGHQCVVYDRAAPAVDALVADGSIGATSVEDLVSKLTDSPKAVWVMLPAGAITQATVDQLAGLLKSGDTIIDGGNSFYKDDIKNSEMLAPKGITFVDVGTSGGVWGLERGYCMMIGGSKDAVDRLDPIFKTLAPGRGDVGRTPGREKLSDNRAEEGYIHAGPTGAGHFVKMVHNGIEYGLMQAYGEGFDILKNKNSPDLPENQRFDLNLTDVAEVWRRGSVVSSWLLDLTALALTSSPDLAHFSGHVADSGEGRWTIDAAVEEAVPVNVLAAALFARFRSREEHTFGEKILSAMRFGFGGHVETGLPSSAAASSKPGAN from the coding sequence ATGCAATTGGGAATGATCGGACTTGGCCGCATGGGCGGCAACATCGTTCGGCGGCTGCAGCGCGAGGGCCACCAGTGCGTCGTCTATGATCGCGCTGCTCCGGCAGTCGACGCTCTCGTGGCCGATGGCTCGATTGGAGCCACCTCGGTCGAGGATCTGGTCTCGAAGCTCACCGATAGCCCGAAAGCCGTTTGGGTCATGTTGCCGGCCGGGGCGATCACCCAGGCCACCGTCGACCAACTCGCTGGGCTGCTCAAGAGCGGCGACACGATCATCGATGGCGGTAACTCCTTCTACAAGGACGACATCAAGAATTCTGAAATGCTGGCCCCGAAAGGGATCACGTTTGTCGACGTCGGCACCTCGGGCGGTGTCTGGGGTCTGGAACGCGGCTATTGCATGATGATCGGCGGCAGCAAGGATGCGGTCGATCGCCTCGACCCGATCTTCAAGACGCTGGCGCCCGGTCGCGGCGACGTCGGTCGCACGCCGGGGCGCGAGAAGCTATCCGATAATCGCGCCGAGGAAGGCTACATTCACGCTGGTCCGACGGGGGCCGGCCACTTCGTCAAAATGGTCCACAACGGCATCGAATACGGGTTGATGCAGGCCTATGGCGAGGGTTTCGACATCCTCAAGAACAAGAACTCGCCGGATCTGCCCGAAAATCAGCGCTTCGACCTGAACCTCACCGACGTTGCCGAAGTTTGGCGGCGCGGCAGCGTCGTCTCGTCATGGCTGCTCGATCTGACGGCCTTGGCGCTGACCAGCAGCCCGGATCTCGCGCATTTCTCGGGTCATGTAGCCGATAGCGGCGAAGGTCGCTGGACCATCGACGCAGCCGTCGAGGAGGCCGTTCCGGTTAACGTTTTGGCCGCCGCCCTCTTCGCCCGGTTCAGGTCGCGCGAAGAGCACACGTTTGGCGAGAAGATCCTGTCGGCCATGCGGTTCGGCTTCGGCGGTCACGTCGAGACGGGTCTGCCCAGCAGCGCCGCAGCAAGCTCCAAACCGGGAGCCAATTGA
- a CDS encoding Cof-type HAD-IIB family hydrolase: MTADTMPKGKIAVLLADVDGTLVTEQKVLTERTIAAVKALKQHGIAFAVTSGRPPRGMAMLIEPLALETPIAGFNGGVLINPDMSVVEAKTIAPDVARATLKLILDHGMDAWVYTADDWFIRDAKAPHVERETWTVKFEAKVVATFSDDALDHAVKIVGISDDRDLVAKAEKDAQQAFGDKVSAARSQPYYLDVTNPDANKGTVVGTLSKHLGIPPEQFATIGDMPNDELMFRKSGFSIAMGNASDDVKSRASATTDSYNDEGFAKAIEKFLLGATDQGGH; the protein is encoded by the coding sequence ATGACAGCCGACACCATGCCGAAGGGCAAGATCGCGGTCCTGTTGGCCGATGTGGACGGGACACTCGTGACTGAGCAGAAGGTGCTTACCGAGCGCACCATCGCGGCCGTCAAAGCGCTGAAGCAACACGGCATCGCCTTCGCGGTCACTAGCGGCCGACCCCCGCGCGGCATGGCCATGCTGATCGAGCCGCTTGCTCTTGAAACGCCCATCGCGGGTTTCAACGGCGGCGTGTTGATCAACCCCGACATGTCCGTCGTCGAAGCCAAGACGATCGCGCCAGACGTGGCCCGCGCCACGTTGAAACTCATTCTCGACCACGGGATGGACGCTTGGGTCTATACCGCGGACGATTGGTTCATTCGCGACGCCAAGGCGCCGCATGTCGAGCGCGAGACCTGGACGGTCAAATTCGAGGCCAAGGTGGTGGCGACATTCTCGGACGACGCGCTCGACCATGCGGTCAAGATCGTCGGCATCAGCGACGATCGCGATCTCGTAGCCAAAGCCGAGAAGGATGCCCAGCAGGCCTTCGGCGACAAGGTCTCGGCAGCGCGGTCGCAGCCCTACTATCTCGACGTCACCAATCCAGACGCCAATAAGGGCACGGTCGTCGGAACCTTGTCCAAGCACCTCGGCATTCCGCCCGAGCAATTCGCCACCATCGGAGACATGCCGAACGACGAGTTGATGTTCCGCAAAAGCGGCTTCAGCATTGCCATGGGCAATGCCAGCGACGACGTGAAGAGCCGAGCCAGCGCCACGACCGATTCCTACAACGACGAGGGCTTCGCCAAGGCCATCGAAAAATTCCTGCTCGGCGCAACCGACCAGGGTGGACATTGA
- a CDS encoding Cof-type HAD-IIB family hydrolase, producing the protein MSRDQHPRQPIALVVSDIDGTLVTKAKVVTPRARAAIAQLKQRGIGFSVASARPPVGLRSIVQSIGIEVPVGAVNGGAIIRPDLTIIERLILPIDAVRTSVSMLRRQGIDAWLFTDDEWFCRDPNGAHVDHEATTLGLRPTIVEEFDDAHMSRTLKIVAASHDHPLLAECEAILQAELGGSALATRSQSYYLDITNAAANKGAAVRGVARNLGVPLDQVFTIGDGYNDTPMFDVSGFSVAMGNATDAVKHMANVVTDTCENEGFAKAIERYVLNIPVDAVAPSYEGSVQS; encoded by the coding sequence GTGAGCCGCGATCAACATCCCCGGCAGCCGATTGCCCTTGTGGTGTCGGATATCGACGGCACTTTGGTGACGAAAGCCAAGGTGGTGACACCCCGCGCCAGGGCCGCGATCGCGCAATTGAAGCAGCGCGGCATCGGGTTCAGCGTCGCCAGCGCCCGTCCGCCCGTCGGCTTGCGGAGTATTGTTCAATCCATCGGGATCGAGGTTCCGGTGGGCGCCGTGAACGGCGGTGCGATCATCCGCCCAGACCTGACGATCATCGAACGACTGATCCTGCCGATCGACGCGGTCAGGACGAGCGTGTCGATGTTGCGTCGGCAGGGTATCGATGCATGGCTGTTCACCGACGACGAGTGGTTCTGCCGCGACCCGAACGGCGCGCATGTCGACCATGAGGCAACGACCCTCGGGCTGCGGCCGACGATCGTCGAGGAGTTCGACGATGCTCACATGTCACGCACGTTGAAGATCGTGGCGGCAAGCCACGACCATCCGCTGCTCGCCGAATGCGAGGCGATCCTGCAAGCCGAGCTTGGCGGGTCGGCCCTCGCGACACGCTCGCAGAGCTATTATCTCGACATCACCAATGCGGCCGCCAACAAGGGCGCGGCGGTGCGCGGGGTGGCGCGCAATCTCGGTGTGCCGCTCGATCAGGTGTTCACGATCGGCGACGGCTACAATGATACGCCGATGTTCGACGTTTCTGGCTTCAGCGTCGCCATGGGCAATGCGACCGATGCGGTCAAGCACATGGCCAATGTCGTGACGGATACTTGCGAGAACGAGGGCTTTGCCAAAGCCATCGAACGCTACGTCCTCAACATTCCGGTCGATGCGGTGGCACCATCCTACGAGGGGAGCGTCCAATCATGA
- the zwf gene encoding glucose-6-phosphate dehydrogenase — MADATDNTPPAAISPATVKKPGPCTLVIFGANGDLTKRLVTPALYNLALTGLLPDNFAILGIDHNGKDDVEWRGHLTEAMQSFVGGTGEFEPAKIDAKAWSWLTDRMFYLVGDFEDSNTYTSIKDKLAEIETSNGTAGNVIFYLAIADRFFGIVVDQLGKAKLVDTEEGEQNAWRRVVIEKPFGHDLQTSRDLNKRILQSLNEDQVYRIDHFLGKETVQNIMTFRFANGMFEPLWNRDHIDHVQITVAETVGVEGRGYFYEATGALRDMVPNHVFQLLCMTAMEPPTSFAADAIRSKKVDVFASIKSVQPGDAVRGQYDSGSVLGKAVRAYRTEPNVNPYSDVETYAALRLEIDNWRWAGVPFYIRTGKYMTRRTTEIAIRFKSAPTSLFEDTDAKSMHPNWLVIQIQPDEGISMQFDVKQPGPVVDLKSVKMNFSYSDWFPPQQNVGYETLIYDVMLGDQTLFQRADQVEEGWRIVQPVIDAWAKQKPDDFPNYIAGTAGPAAADALLAKDGGRSWRPVAIDPGPKSLVPGKAS, encoded by the coding sequence ATGGCGGACGCCACCGACAACACGCCGCCGGCCGCGATCAGCCCGGCGACAGTGAAGAAACCGGGTCCCTGCACGCTGGTGATCTTTGGCGCCAACGGCGATTTGACCAAGCGGCTCGTGACGCCCGCGCTCTATAATCTGGCGCTCACCGGCTTGCTGCCCGACAATTTTGCGATCCTTGGTATCGACCATAACGGCAAAGACGATGTCGAATGGCGCGGGCATCTGACGGAAGCCATGCAGAGCTTCGTCGGCGGCACCGGTGAGTTCGAGCCGGCCAAAATCGACGCGAAGGCATGGTCCTGGCTCACCGACAGAATGTTCTATCTGGTTGGTGATTTCGAAGATTCGAACACCTACACGAGCATCAAGGACAAACTCGCCGAGATCGAAACGTCGAACGGCACGGCCGGCAACGTCATCTTCTATCTGGCGATCGCCGATCGTTTCTTTGGTATTGTCGTGGATCAACTCGGCAAGGCGAAGCTCGTCGACACCGAAGAGGGCGAGCAGAACGCGTGGCGTCGTGTCGTCATCGAAAAGCCGTTCGGTCACGACCTGCAGACCTCGCGCGATCTCAACAAACGCATCCTGCAATCGCTGAACGAAGACCAAGTTTATCGGATCGATCATTTTCTCGGCAAGGAGACGGTCCAAAACATCATGACGTTCCGATTCGCAAACGGAATGTTCGAGCCGTTGTGGAATCGGGACCATATCGATCACGTTCAGATCACCGTGGCCGAGACGGTCGGGGTCGAGGGACGCGGATATTTCTACGAGGCGACAGGCGCGTTGCGCGACATGGTGCCGAACCATGTGTTCCAATTGCTATGCATGACCGCCATGGAGCCGCCGACCTCCTTCGCGGCCGATGCAATCCGATCCAAAAAGGTCGATGTGTTCGCGTCGATCAAATCGGTGCAGCCGGGCGACGCGGTTCGCGGCCAATATGACTCCGGCAGTGTGCTCGGCAAAGCCGTGCGTGCGTATCGGACCGAGCCGAACGTCAACCCCTATTCCGATGTCGAGACCTATGCGGCGCTTCGGCTCGAAATCGACAATTGGCGTTGGGCGGGCGTACCGTTCTATATCCGGACCGGTAAATACATGACCCGCCGGACCACCGAGATCGCCATCCGCTTTAAATCCGCACCGACGAGCTTGTTCGAGGATACGGATGCGAAATCGATGCATCCAAATTGGCTGGTGATCCAGATCCAGCCGGACGAAGGCATCTCGATGCAGTTCGACGTTAAACAGCCGGGCCCGGTCGTCGATCTGAAATCGGTGAAGATGAACTTCTCCTACAGCGACTGGTTTCCGCCCCAACAGAATGTCGGCTACGAAACGCTGATCTATGACGTCATGCTCGGCGATCAGACCCTGTTTCAACGGGCCGATCAGGTAGAGGAAGGCTGGCGGATCGTGCAGCCGGTGATCGACGCCTGGGCCAAGCAGAAGCCCGACGACTTCCCCAACTACATCGCCGGCACGGCAGGCCCCGCCGCGGCGGATGCTCTGCTGGCCAAAGACGGCGGTCGCAGCTGGCGCCCGGTCGCAATCGACCCGGGTCCGAAGAGCCTTGTCCCGGGGAAGGCTTCGTGA
- the tal gene encoding transaldolase, with translation MNPLVQLESCGQSPWLDDLHRDLVRKGDLATAIGEDGLKGLTSNPSIFEKGIGETDEYKDDLAALLDQGVLDDMRVYEALAAEDIKGAADLFRPVYDKHDRNDGFVSWEVSPYLANETDKTIEEAKRLWGIIGRDNLMIKIPGTHAGLPAIRDVIGAGINVNVTLLFGIEAYAAVADAYMGGLEKLVRDGGDPSTIASVASFFLSRIDVAVDERLKDLGDTAPGLVDKVTDKVGIASAKLAYARYKEIYATPRWQALAAKGARPQRLLWASTGTKKTSLPDTYYIDSIIGRETVNTMPPATLKAFRDHGTATPDTIEQGMSEVADTMGALQTLGLSIDEITADLVKEGVVKFHDAFDKLLGGVAKKRRELATHNDQSAPSGATKSIVA, from the coding sequence ATGAACCCCCTCGTCCAACTCGAAAGCTGCGGCCAGTCTCCTTGGCTCGACGATCTCCACCGCGACCTCGTTCGCAAGGGTGATCTGGCGACAGCAATCGGCGAGGACGGGCTCAAGGGGCTCACCTCCAACCCGTCGATCTTCGAAAAGGGGATCGGCGAAACGGACGAATACAAGGATGATCTCGCCGCCCTCCTGGATCAGGGCGTTCTCGACGACATGCGTGTCTACGAGGCTCTCGCGGCGGAGGACATCAAAGGCGCGGCGGATCTGTTCCGCCCCGTCTACGACAAGCATGATCGCAACGACGGCTTCGTGAGCTGGGAGGTTTCTCCCTATCTCGCCAACGAAACCGACAAGACGATCGAGGAAGCCAAGCGGCTATGGGGGATCATCGGGCGCGACAATCTGATGATCAAAATTCCCGGCACCCATGCGGGGCTTCCGGCTATTCGCGACGTGATCGGCGCGGGCATCAACGTCAACGTGACGCTGCTGTTCGGGATCGAGGCTTATGCGGCCGTTGCCGACGCTTATATGGGCGGCCTCGAAAAATTGGTCCGCGATGGGGGTGATCCATCGACCATCGCGAGCGTCGCGAGTTTCTTCCTGAGCCGCATCGATGTCGCGGTCGACGAAAGGCTCAAGGACCTCGGCGACACGGCGCCTGGCCTGGTCGACAAGGTGACCGACAAGGTCGGGATCGCCAGTGCCAAACTGGCCTATGCCCGTTACAAAGAGATTTACGCCACGCCGCGCTGGCAGGCGCTCGCGGCCAAGGGAGCGCGGCCGCAACGACTGCTCTGGGCCTCGACCGGAACCAAGAAGACGTCGCTGCCCGACACCTATTACATCGATAGCATCATTGGTCGCGAGACGGTCAACACCATGCCGCCGGCGACCCTGAAGGCCTTCCGCGACCATGGAACTGCGACGCCCGACACGATCGAACAGGGCATGTCTGAGGTCGCCGATACGATGGGGGCGTTGCAAACGCTCGGACTGTCGATCGATGAGATCACGGCCGATCTCGTGAAGGAAGGCGTGGTTAAATTCCACGACGCCTTCGACAAACTGCTTGGCGGTGTCGCCAAGAAACGTCGCGAACTCGCGACCCACAACGATCAAAGCGCGCCGTCCGGAGCCACCAAGAGCATCGTGGCTTAA